The DNA segment TAATCGCCAGGAGCATCGCCGATCATCAGGCTATGGTCTTTGGCGTATTTAGCAGCGTTGGCAAGCGTTTCTTTCTTGTTGCCCGATTCTTGGCCGCAGATCTCGGTGACAAATTTATCGACACCGTGCTCGGACCATTCCGCTTTGAGGGCTTCGTTGGGCGTTGCACTGCAGACCAACATGTCCGCTTTGCCGGTTAGTTTTTCCAGCGATTCGCGAACCATCGGATAGGGAGGAACGCCATGGACAAATTCGCTAACGGTCCGGTTGACCTGTTCCGACCATTCCAGCGCGTGAGTCAAGTCTTTGTCGCCCGAAGCCGCAACTTTGACTTTGAGGGCTGGATTGCCCAGTTTCGTTTCTTCGGCGATCCAGTCGCGTAGCGATTGAGGGATCGAAATCTGCACGCCACGAGCCTTCACTTCGGGGCGTTTCTGAAGCCATTCAAGGGCCTCGACCAATGCGGGGAAGCGATTGATCCCACGGCTTTTACTGTACAGGTTGACGAATTCGGCCGCTTCACGGGCGTACTTGCTGATCGCCTGTAAATTGTAGTATTTGATGATGTTGGGAATGAAGCACTCTTTGTGCTTCAGTTCCATGGTGTCAAACACACATCCATCAGAGTCGATACCGACAAAAAAATCATGTTTCGGTTCAATAACGTACATCCGGTCTCGATCCGCCAGAGTTAGAAGGGAAAATCGGTAGTGAATTCCCCGCCGGGACCGTCACCACATTCGGGGACAGTCGGCTACGGCGGGGGGCAATGTGTTGCGTTAGCGGGGGTTAACCGCGGTCGGCTTGGAGGGAGTAGCTAGGCAGTTTTTGGTCCGCGTAGATTTTTTCAAAACGAGTCATCCGCTGACGACCGTTAATCATTGGCAAGGAAACCATTCCTTCTCCAACCAATGGTGTGGCGTATTTGACAAATTCGTCGGTCACGTCGTTACCATCTGCCGTGATCCATTCTTTCGGGAAAGTACGCTCGCTGTTGGCGACTAGGTCAAGTGGAACCTTGTCATAACGAACGCTATAAATCGGTCCATCGTTACGAAGGATCGTTGACATATAACCCGACTGATTGCCCGCCGCCAAACGGCAAGCCATTTCGCCAGCGTGGTAGGCTTCGTCCAAGTCGACCGTCGACGCGTACGCCATCGAGTGCCGTTGATCGGTTCCAGGAACGTTGGCCCGGGCAGCGCCCTTGGCAGCGATTCCGACCGAATTCAAATGGTTGACAATCTTTTGAGCGACCGTCATCTGGCTGGCACCAAACGACACATGGCCGAAGGAGTCGCGGACTTCGCCAATCGAGCCAACGTCAAAGCCTTCGCTGACGACGACGATGCAGCGACCGTCCCGTTTCAGTTGCTCATTAACATTGTCCGTCATCTGTTCTAGCGAACAGGGGCTTTCTGCAAGGTAAATCTGCAGAGGCATTTCGCGGTTCGGATCGGCCAGTCGTGCGGCGGCGGGAATGAAACCAATTCGGCGTCCCATCGCTTGCAGGACAAGAACCGGGTCCGCGGGGCAGGAGCCGCTATTTTCTTCGTTGGCGTACTGCACGTTGTGCATCCAGTACTTGGCGGTCGATCCATAGCCGGGCGTATGGTCGATCAGTTTAAATTCGCTGTCGCCAACGTCATTGTCGATCGTTTTAGGACCACCGATACCGACTAGATCCAGCCCACGCTCTTGAGCCAGGGCGGCAATTTTGTTGGCCGTATCCATCGAATCGTTGCCACCGATATAGATGAAGTAGCCCACATTATGAGCTTTGAGGACTTCGATGACTCGATCGAAATCTTCGTTTTGGCCTTCTTTTAGTTTGTAACGGCAGGTGCCGATCGATCCGGCAGCCGGGGTGTAGCGGAGTAGACCAACTTCTTCGGGGGTCTGAGCTGTTAGGTCCAGCAATTCCTCTTTCAGCACTCCCTCAATACCGTGTCGTGCACCATAAACGGTTCCGATTTCGGGTAATTCACGAGCCGTTTCAATAATGCCGCGGAGGGTGCTATTGATAACGGGGCTTGGTCCGCCACTTTGGGCGACAACCATATTACGAGGGGCAGCCATGGATACGTTCGTTCCAATTCGTACGAGGAATAGACGTGGTAGAAATCTGGGCGGATGATAGCTTACGCCTGCCCCCCGTGCCACCTCCTAAGAATCTGGCGAGCTGGTCGTAAGGCTCCAGCAAGGAGGGGGCAGCGAATTTGGGGAGGCCGGAATCCACCCTCTGGCGATAGTCGCTACGCTCGCCAGAGCCCCTATTTTCCTGGCTGAGCCTTTAAGTAGACCGCGTAGGTTCTTGCCACATCCGCCATGTAGTGGCTGAACGAAGTCTGAGCGGCACGGTCCATATATCGCCTAGCGGAAGGGAGGTCCCCTTCCGCTTCGGCGATCAAGCCAAGGTAGAGGTCCGCATAGAATCGAGCCGAATCGTAGCCGCGTGTTTCTTTCAGTGCAGCAACCGCCGCTTCGATTTCCTCGGGCCCGCCGCCGGGCAGACGCTGCAGGATCTGCTTCATCGGAGGACGGCGATCATCGGGAGCCGGTAGGATCAGTTTTCGAGCTTCCGCGAGATTGGTGGCACGGGCGACGCACAGGAAATGCCAGGCGGCGTTTTCGACGTCGTGCGGATTCACAACGCGGTGTTTCTCAAATAATGCCTTTCCATCGTCGGGACGATTAGCAAAAAACAAAGCGATCCCGTACTGCCACAACTGAGGTTCCAGTTCAGGCGTCAACCGAAGCGCGTGTTCGAAGCTCTTCGTCGCTTTGACGGATTGACCCGCGCGCAGCTGGGCGTCTCCCAGCCGAATCCAATCACCTGTGCTGCGTTCAGGTAAGGAAGCCGGAATCGATTTTTCGGCAAGTGCGACCGCATCCATACGTCGATCCGTTTGCATCTGAGCAAGCTCTTGGCCGGGTAAACGCTCGCCCCAAGTGGACGCCAAAAGAATTGCAACGGTCATGGCACCTACGCCAGTTACGCATCGATTCATGCCAATCATGTCAAAGCCCTATTTCAGTTTCAATAAAAAGGATCGAACGAGGCGCTGTCGCGAGCAAACGCCCTGCAAGACAGTCTGCTCTCTCCAGAGCCAGATATCTACCAGGCACGCCGGACAGCATCTCTTACGCCCATTGTCGCTCGGTTCTCCGAACGTGAAGCTTATAAGTGGCGAAAGTCTGGCGGTAAGTACGGCAGTCCACGCAATCAGATAAACTGCAAATGCTGCGATTGGATTTGCGTTCGTGATTTAGGCGGTCCAGTGATTTAGTAGGTCTGGTAAGAGAAGTCATCAAAGAAAGAATCTCCGTTGAACATTCTGCAAGCCTCATCGATTGTTTTTTCCATCGTCTGCACAATGGGAATCTCGGTTGCCGCTCCTGGGACCGAAGATCAGATCACCGTTCGCGTTGCTTCCTACAACGTTGAATTCAGCCGAAGTGCCACGCCTGAGCAGATTGGCGAAATGTTCAAACCATACGACCTGGACCTGGTCGGTTTTGATGAAGC comes from the Roseimaritima multifibrata genome and includes:
- a CDS encoding tetratricopeptide repeat protein, which gives rise to MTVAILLASTWGERLPGQELAQMQTDRRMDAVALAEKSIPASLPERSTGDWIRLGDAQLRAGQSVKATKSFEHALRLTPELEPQLWQYGIALFFANRPDDGKALFEKHRVVNPHDVENAAWHFLCVARATNLAEARKLILPAPDDRRPPMKQILQRLPGGGPEEIEAAVAALKETRGYDSARFYADLYLGLIAEAEGDLPSARRYMDRAAQTSFSHYMADVARTYAVYLKAQPGK
- a CDS encoding HAD family hydrolase, coding for MYVIEPKHDFFVGIDSDGCVFDTMELKHKECFIPNIIKYYNLQAISKYAREAAEFVNLYSKSRGINRFPALVEALEWLQKRPEVKARGVQISIPQSLRDWIAEETKLGNPALKVKVAASGDKDLTHALEWSEQVNRTVSEFVHGVPPYPMVRESLEKLTGKADMLVCSATPNEALKAEWSEHGVDKFVTEICGQESGNKKETLANAAKYAKDHSLMIGDAPGDYKAAIANDCLFYPINPGEEEASWQRFHDEGIDRFLNGTFAGEYQEKLIKEFDSFLPEQPKWRVDG
- a CDS encoding diphosphate--fructose-6-phosphate 1-phosphotransferase, encoding MAAPRNMVVAQSGGPSPVINSTLRGIIETARELPEIGTVYGARHGIEGVLKEELLDLTAQTPEEVGLLRYTPAAGSIGTCRYKLKEGQNEDFDRVIEVLKAHNVGYFIYIGGNDSMDTANKIAALAQERGLDLVGIGGPKTIDNDVGDSEFKLIDHTPGYGSTAKYWMHNVQYANEENSGSCPADPVLVLQAMGRRIGFIPAAARLADPNREMPLQIYLAESPCSLEQMTDNVNEQLKRDGRCIVVVSEGFDVGSIGEVRDSFGHVSFGASQMTVAQKIVNHLNSVGIAAKGAARANVPGTDQRHSMAYASTVDLDEAYHAGEMACRLAAGNQSGYMSTILRNDGPIYSVRYDKVPLDLVANSERTFPKEWITADGNDVTDEFVKYATPLVGEGMVSLPMINGRQRMTRFEKIYADQKLPSYSLQADRG